Below is a window of Oncorhynchus keta strain PuntledgeMale-10-30-2019 unplaced genomic scaffold, Oket_V2 Un_scaffold_14703_pilon_pilon, whole genome shotgun sequence DNA.
cacatatatgttagatatgactgatgatagagacataggggtgtaatatattcacatatatgttagatatgactgatgatagagacataggggtgtaatatattcacatatatgttagatatgactgatgataaagacataggggtgtaatatattcacatatatgttagatatgactgatgataaagacataggggtgtaatatattcacatatatgttagatatgactgatgataaagacataggggtgtaatatattcacatatatgttagatatgactgatgataaagacataggggtggtaatatattcacatatatgttagatatgactgatgataaagacataggggtggtaatatattcacatatatgttagatatgactgatgataaagacataggggtggtaatatattcacatatatgttagatatgactgatgataaagacatagggtggtaatatattcacatatatgttagatatgactgatgataaagacataggggtgtaatatattcacatatatgttagatatgactgatgataaagacatagggtggtaatatattcacatatatgttagatatgactgatgataaagacataggggtgtaatatattcacatatatgttagatatgactgatgataaagacatagggatgtgtggtaatatattcacatatatgttagatatgactgatgataaagacataggggtggtaatatattcacatatatgttagatatgactgatgataaagacataggggtgtaatatattcacatatatgttagatatgactgatgataaagacataggggtgtaatatattcacatatatgttagatatgaagGAAAGATTTCCACAGAGAAGGGAAAGAGGGGAAACGGAGAACAGTTACCTTGAAGAAGGGACAGATTAGAATGTACCGGAGATGTAGGAAGACAGTTGAAAActgggaaggagaagaagaagaagaaggagtagaagaaggagaagaagaagaagaagaagaaggagaagaagaagaagaagaagaagaaggagaagaaggagaagaagaaggagaagaagaaggagaagaaggagaagaagaagaagaagaagaagaagaagaagaagaagaagaagaagaagaagaagaagaagaagaagaagaaggagaaggagaagaagaaggagaagaagaagaagaagaagaagaagaagaagaaggagaagaaggagaagaagaaggagaagaagaagaagaagaagaaggagaagaagaggagaagaagaagaagaagaaggagaagaagaaggaggagaagaaggagaagaaggaggaggaggagaagaagaagaagaagaagaagaagaagaagaagaagaagaagaagaagaagaagaaggagaagaggagaagaagaaggagaagaagaagaagaagaagaagaagaagaagaagaagaagaagaagaaggagaagaagaaggaggagaagaaggagaagaaggaggaggaggagaagaagaagaaggaggagaagaagaagaagaagaagaagaagaagaatgagaagaagaagaagaagaagaagaagaagaagaagaaggagaagaaggaggagaagaaggagaagaagaagaagaagaaggagaagaaggagaagaagaagaagaagaagaagaaggagaaggagaagaagaaggaggaggagaagaagaaggagaagaagaggagaagaaggaggagaagaaggagaagaagaaggagaagaaggagaagaagaagaagaagaaggagaagaaggagaagaagaagaagaagaaggagaagaagaaggagaagaagaagaagaagaagaaggagaagaaggagaagaagaagaagaaggagaagaaggagaagaagaagaagaaggagaagaaggagaaggagaagaagaaggaggaggagaagaagaaggagaagaagaggaatacctaggataggataaagtaatccttctcaccccccctcccccccccttaaaatatttagatgcactattgtaaagtggctgttccactggatgtcataaggtgaatgcaccaatttgtaagtcgctctggataagagcgtctgctaaatgacttaaatgtaaatgtaaatgagaagaaggaggagaagaaggagaagaagaaggagaagaaggagaagaagaaggataagaagaaggagaagaagaagaaggagaagaagaaggagaagaaggaggagaagaaggagaagaagaagaaggagaagatgaagaagaagatgaagaagaagaagaagaagaagaagaagaagaagaagaagaagaagaagaagaagaagaagaagaagaagaagaagaagaagaagaagaagaagaagaagaagaagaagaagaagaaggaggagaagaaggagaagaaggaggagaagaagaagaaggaggagaagaagaagaagaagaagaagaaggagaaggagaagaagaaggagaagaagaaggagaagaaggagaagagaaggtgCAGCAGAGGAATCATCAAGGTTGACATGTCAGTGAGTTTAGTTTCACATCAACTACATGACAGATCAACGGATTCACAAGTAGCTGTCCCGGGGGACTgttgggtgtgcaggcttttactccaaccctgttctaaCACACCCTATCCAGAAAATAAGCTTCCAAACAGAAGCCTGATTAGCTGAATCAGGAGTGTTACAGCAGTGTTGAaccaaaagcctgcacacccctTAGCCATCAGGAGGAGGCCACTCCCGACGTAGTTCAGTAGTTGATTATTTCAAAGTTGGATAGATACTTAGTGTGAGTCGTAACTGAGTCGTAACTGTTGTCGACTTGTCGTGTTGCCGTAACTAAGTCATTGTGAGTAGCTCTGACGTAACTAAGTCATTGTGAGTAGCTCTGACGTAACTAAGTCATCGTGAGTAGGTCTGACGTAACTAAGTCAACGTGAGTAGCTCTGACGTAACTAAGTCATTGTGAGTAGCTCTGACGTAACTAAGTCAACGAGAGTAGCTCTGACGTAACTAAGTCAACGTGAGTAGCTCTGACGTAACTAAGTCAACGTGAGTAGCTCTGACGTAACTAAGCCAACGGGAGTAGCTCTGACGTAACTAAGTCAACGTGAGTAGCTTTGACGTAACTAAGTCAACGTGAGTAGCTCTGACGTAACTAAGTCAACGTGAGTAGCTCTGATGTAACTAAGTCATTGTGAGTAGCTCTGACGTAACTAAGTCAACGGGAGTAGCTCTGGGAGAATTGGGAGAGACAGGTAAATGTTGTTACTCACTGCTGGCTTGGAGGGGCTTTTACAGCTTCCGTCTGGGTTCCCTTTCACCCATTGGTGGATGAGGTCGGCCACTCCTACATTCAGACCCTCTGTATCCTGATAAACATAGATGATGAATCATGATGAAGTCGCGTATTAAACATAacaaatgccaccctatttccCATTAAAAAGGCGCAGAAGAATTTTCCATTAAGTCACTGATTTACGGACTACAGATGAAAATGAACCAACTTGCCAAATCTGGCACCTAGACAGAAGTGTTGAACACTGCACATTTTCCCCCGACAAATAAACCTAATAAGGTAAGGTATAAATGCTACTTTTGTGTTATGAGTAATTTGATGATTGAGTTCACTAAAAATGGAGGAGAGGCCCACCGATGCCTTCATACCTTGGATAGTGTTCACTAAAGTGGTCAGAGGTCTGTTATCAATAAGAGCATGTTGCAGTATGCAGAGTCTCTATTTATCAGCAACTGAATACGTTTGGATATCAAGCCCCTCGCTCAAAGACAATGGCTGTCCGTATGTCATCTTTCCATACCTTGGATGGTGTTTCCCTGGGCGGCTGGCTCCAAGCTTCCCCGGCCTCAAACAGATTCTTCTTGGAGGCCACAGGCTCAGTGGGGCTGGGCAGGTCCGTCAGAGCCTGCTGCCTGGCTGCCTTGGCTTCCATAGAGGACGTctggacagatgagacatgaCCGTTAACTCCCGTTTACTGTCTGGACAGAATCGGTTACACTGTGTTGTTACACAAGGCTAAAGAAAGAGCCTGCATAGCCGGTTCCTCTCTGTTCAGGGGAAGGCTTGGCCACTCCTGTGTTACGGTTTAAGATCAACTACATAAAGGAGCAGCTTTAAATGTTGTAGGTCATACAGGGGATGAAAACTCAGAGGATGGAAGATAGCAGTAgattagtataatacagtacagtgttaACCAACTCTGGGAACTCCTAATGTGAGCTGTTGGAGGAACTGGAGCACTGGAGAAaacagtagtatagtatagtatagtatagtatagtatagtatagtatagtatagtatagtgcagtatattatagcacagtatagtatagtacagtatagtgtagtatattatagtatagtatggcacagtacagtatagtatagtatggtacagtagagtagagtacagtatatcatattatagtatagtatagtacggtagaatataatatagtataCCATAGCACAtcatagtatagtgtagtatagtacagtatagtgtagtatattaCAGTGCGGTATAGTATATTACAGTAAAAcacagtaaagtaaagtaaagcaTACCAAACTATAGtgatgtatagtatagtacattcAAGTATAGTAAAGTATTGTAAAGTATAGTAAGGTATAGCATAGGACAGTAAAGTATTGTAAAGCATAATAAAGTATAGTAAGGTATagcatagtacagtatagtatattaaAGCATAGTACAGTTTTGTAAAGTATAGtaaggtatagtatagtattgaaAAGCATGGTAAGGTATATAGTACATTATTGTAAAGTATAGTAAAGTACAGCATAGTATACCTCTATGGCATGAGTGTACTGTTCCAGCCTGTTGTCGATCTtagagatggggatgggaggctggctCTTCTTGATGCTGTTACTGTTTTAAAACAAGACATATTATTCCATCAACATCATTCTTTCATAGTACTCTGAGGTAGaggttagggttgatagtactctgaggtagaggttagggttgatagtactctgaagtagaggttagggttagggttgatagtactctgaggtagggttagggttgatagtactctgaggtagaggttagggttgatagtactctgaggtagggttagggttgatagtactctgaggtagggttagggttgatagtactctgaggtagaggttagggttgatagtactctgaggtagaggttagggttgatagtactctgaggtagggttagggttgatagtactctgaggtagaggttagggttgatagtactctgaggtagaggttagggttgatagtactctgaggtagaggttagggttgatagtactctgaggtagaggttagggttagggttgatagtactctgaggtagaggttagggttgatagtactctgaggtagaggttagggttagggttgatagtactctgaggtagaggttagggttgatagtactctgaggtagaggttagggttagggttgatagtactctgaggtagaggttagggttgatagtactctgaggtagggttagggttgatagtactctgaggtagggttagggttgatagtactctgaggtagggttagggttgatagtactctgaggtagaggttagggttgatagtactctgaggtagaggttagggttgatagtactctgaggtagggttagggttgatagtgCTCTGAGGTAGAGAttagggttgatagtactctgaggtagaggttagggttgatagtactctgaggtagaggttagggttgatagtactctgaagtagaggttagggttgatagtactctgaggtagaggttagggttgatagtactctgaggtagaggttagggttgatagtactctgaggtagaggttagggttgatagtactctgaggtaggggttagggttgatagtactctgaggtagggttagggttgatagtactctgaggtagaggttagggttgatagtactctgaggtaggattagggttagggttgatagtactctgaggtagggttagggttgatagtactctgaagtagaggttagggttgatagtactctgaagtagaggttagggttgatagtactctgaagtagaggttagggttagggttgatagtactctgaggtagggttagggttgatagtactctgaggtagaggttagggttgatagtactctgagataggggttagggttagggttgatagtactctgaggtagggttagggttgatagtactctgaggtagggctagggttgatagtactctgaggtagaggttaaggttagggttgatagtactctgaggttagggttagggttgatagtactctgaggtagAGGTTAGGGTTGATAATACTCTGAGGTAGaggttagggttgatagtactctgaggtagggttagggttgatagtactctgaggtagggttagggttgatagtactctgaggtagaggttagggttgatagtactctgaggtagaggttagggttgatagtactctgaggtagaggttagggttgatagtactctgaggcagggttagggttgatagtactctgaggtagggttagggttgatagtagtctgaggtagaggttagggttgatagtactctgaggtagggttagggttgatagtactctgaggtagggttagggttgatagtactctgaggtagaggttagggttgatagtactctgaggtagggttagggttgatagtactctgaggtagggttagggttgatagtactctgaggtagaggttagggttgatagtactctgaggtagaggttagggttgatagtactctgaggtagggttagggttgatagtactctgaggtagaggttagggttgatagtactctgaggtagaggttagggttgatagtactctgaggtagaggttagggttgatagtactctgaggtagggttagggttgatagtactctgaggtagggttagggttgatagtactctgaggtagaggttagggttgatagtactctgaggtagaggttagggttgatagtactctgaggtagaggttagggttgatagtactctgaggtagggttagggttgatagtactctgaggtagggttagggttgatagtactctgaggtagaggttagggttgatagtactctgaggtagggttagggttgatagtactctgaggtagggttagggttgatagtactctgaggtagaggttagggttgatagtactctgaggtagggttagggttgatagtactctgaggtagggttagggttgatagtactctgaggtagaggttagggttgatagtactctgaggtagaggttagggttgatagtactctgaggtagggttagggttgatagtactctgaggtagaggttagggttgatagtactctgaggtagaggttagggttgatagtactctgaggtagaggttagggttagggttgatagtactctgaggtagaggttagggttgatagtactctgaggtagaggttagggttagggttgatagtactctgaggtagaggttagggttgatagtactctgaggtagaggttagggttgatagtactctgaggtagggttagggttgatagtgCTCTGAGGTAGAGAttagggttgatagtactctgaggtagaggttagggttgatagtactctgaggtagaggttagggttgatagtactctgaagtagaggttagggttgatagtactctgaggtagaggttagggttgatagtactctgaggtagaggttagggttgatagtactctgaggtagaggttagggttgatagtactctgaggtaggggttagggttgatagtactctgaggtagggttagggttgatagtactctgaggtagagattagggttgatagtactctgaggtaggattagggttaggattgatagtactctgaggtagggttagggttgatagtactctgaagtagaggttagggttgatagtactctgaagtagaggttagggttgatagtactctgaagtagaggttagggttagggttgatagtactctgaggtagaggttagggttagggttgatagtactctgaggtagggttagggttgatagtactctgaggtagaggttagggttgatagtactctgaggtagggttagggttgatagtactctgaggtagaggttagggttgatagtactctgaggtagggttagggttgatagtactctgaggtagaggttagggttgatagtactctgaggtagggttagggttgatagtactctgaggtagggttagggttgatagtactctgaagtagagg
It encodes the following:
- the LOC118379942 gene encoding caldesmon, smooth muscle-like, whose amino-acid sequence is MEAKAARQQALTDLPSPTEPVASKKNLFEAGEAWSQPPRETPSKDTEGLNVGVADLIHQWVKGNPDGSCKSPSKPAEVKAGDVLSKKNLWENLGDSSPSGRAGKGASSGKKYKFVMMAHGKYEKVAVGDDDYNEHTNGKSTGQCLEEL